A region from the Amycolatopsis camponoti genome encodes:
- a CDS encoding glycosyltransferase family 2 protein translates to MTTVPRLSLGLPVYNGEEYLAESLDALLGQTYEDFELVISDNASTDRTDEICRQYADKDSRIRYVRQPKNIGATPNHNFVFDVSRTELFKWVSHDDLYARDLLKRCIEALDERPEVMLAHCDQAIIDGDGRIVQPLEYTLDTASPHAPDRFRAVLFEPGGDDFYGVIRTDVLRRVKPLDSYHHADRTYSAEMALHGPFHQVPELLYFRRDHPGRAERANPTIRSRCANLDPRRANRLRNPTVRLLGEYVFGFADLIRRAPISAADKRECFGHLGAWLTNRARSGHGERVEDRAPTASDVATVNEIVAGREGRLA, encoded by the coding sequence ATGACCACCGTCCCGCGGCTGAGCCTCGGCCTCCCGGTGTACAACGGCGAGGAGTACCTCGCCGAATCGCTGGACGCCCTGCTCGGCCAGACCTACGAAGACTTCGAGCTGGTCATCTCGGACAACGCGTCCACCGACCGGACCGACGAGATCTGCCGCCAGTACGCGGACAAGGACTCCCGGATCCGCTACGTGCGCCAACCGAAGAACATCGGCGCGACGCCGAACCACAACTTCGTGTTCGACGTCTCCCGCACCGAGCTGTTCAAGTGGGTCTCCCACGACGACCTCTACGCCCGCGACCTCCTCAAGCGGTGCATCGAGGCCCTCGACGAGCGCCCCGAGGTCATGCTCGCCCACTGCGACCAGGCGATCATCGACGGCGACGGCCGCATCGTCCAGCCGCTCGAGTACACGCTGGACACCGCCTCCCCGCACGCGCCGGACCGCTTCCGCGCGGTCCTGTTCGAGCCGGGCGGCGACGACTTCTACGGCGTCATCCGCACGGACGTCCTCCGCCGCGTCAAGCCGCTCGACAGCTACCACCACGCGGACCGGACGTACTCGGCCGAGATGGCCCTGCACGGCCCGTTCCACCAGGTGCCCGAGCTGCTCTACTTCCGCCGCGACCACCCGGGCCGCGCGGAACGGGCCAACCCGACCATCCGGAGCCGGTGCGCGAATCTGGACCCGCGGCGCGCGAACCGGCTCCGGAACCCCACCGTCCGCCTGCTCGGCGAGTACGTCTTCGGGTTCGCGGACCTGATCCGCCGCGCGCCGATCTCGGCCGCCGACAAGCGCGAGTGCTTCGGGCACCTCGGCGCCTGGCTGACCAACCGGGCGCGCTCCGGCCACGGCGAACGCGTCGAGGACCGCGCCCCGACCGCCTCCGACGTCGCCACGGTCAACGAGATCGTGGCCGGCCGGGAAGGCAGGCTCGCGTGA
- a CDS encoding PIG-L deacetylase family protein, giving the protein MIGLRPGRLGGVVALGAHCDDIAIGAGGTLLTLCAGRPGLRVDALILSGGGTPREDEERAALAAFCPGAQLDVTVLKLPDGRFPAHWEEAKNALEELRRRTEPDVILAPRTDDAHQDHRGLAKLVPTAFRDHLALGYEIVKWDGDLGAPSVYQPLDDDVAEEKVRLLQTHYASQRHRGWYDREAFLGLARIRGIEAAAKYAEAFFVKKLTLDLKG; this is encoded by the coding sequence GTGATCGGGCTCCGGCCGGGACGGCTCGGCGGCGTCGTCGCCCTCGGCGCGCACTGCGACGACATCGCGATCGGTGCCGGCGGCACCCTGCTGACGCTCTGTGCCGGGCGCCCGGGCCTGCGGGTCGACGCGTTGATCCTGTCCGGCGGCGGCACCCCCCGCGAGGACGAGGAGCGGGCGGCGCTCGCGGCGTTCTGCCCGGGCGCGCAGCTCGACGTCACGGTGCTGAAGCTGCCGGACGGACGCTTCCCGGCGCACTGGGAAGAGGCCAAGAACGCGCTGGAGGAGCTGCGGCGGCGGACCGAGCCGGACGTCATCCTGGCCCCGCGCACCGACGACGCGCACCAGGACCACCGCGGGCTCGCCAAGCTGGTGCCGACGGCGTTCCGCGACCACCTCGCGCTGGGCTACGAGATCGTCAAGTGGGACGGCGACCTCGGGGCCCCTTCGGTGTACCAGCCGCTCGACGACGACGTCGCCGAGGAAAAGGTCCGGCTGCTGCAGACGCACTACGCGTCGCAGCGGCACCGCGGCTGGTACGACCGCGAGGCGTTCCTCGGCCTGGCGCGGATCCGCGGGATCGAAGCGGCCGCGAAGTACGCCGAAGCGTTTTTCGTCAAGAAACTCACTCTCGACCTGAAGGGCTGA
- a CDS encoding class I SAM-dependent methyltransferase: protein MTTCRLCGSTNTASVVDLGATPPCERFLTAEQLDEPEATFPLHLKVCTDCWLAQIPPLIDPDDTFTEYAYFSSFSTSWVEHAKRFVDGSVERLGLDEKSFVVEVASNDGYLLKHVVGHGIRCLGVEPSVNVGQAARDAGVPTLTAFLSEETGRQVREEHGPADLVAANNVYAHIPDVLGFTKGLRALVADDGWVSIEVQHLLTLIEKNQYDTIYHEHFQYYTVESARRALATGGLTVVDVELVPTHGGSIRLWARPDEVAGEPSERMTDVLEREKAAGLHELSGYTEFAERVTRVRLDLLKFLIEARNDGKTVVGYGAPGKGNTLLNHCGIRTDLLQYTVDRNPYKHGRFTPGTRIPVLPPERIEADRPDYVLVLPWNLREELTEQLSFVGEWGGKLVFPIPRLEIVEVQ from the coding sequence ATGACCACATGTCGACTCTGCGGTTCGACAAACACGGCCAGCGTGGTGGACCTCGGGGCCACTCCCCCATGTGAGCGATTCTTGACCGCTGAGCAGCTCGACGAGCCGGAAGCCACTTTCCCGCTCCACCTCAAGGTGTGCACCGACTGCTGGCTCGCTCAGATCCCCCCGCTGATCGATCCTGACGACACCTTCACCGAGTACGCGTACTTCTCGTCGTTCTCGACGTCGTGGGTCGAGCACGCGAAGCGCTTCGTCGACGGGTCGGTCGAGCGGCTGGGACTCGACGAGAAGTCGTTCGTCGTCGAGGTCGCCAGCAACGACGGTTACCTGCTCAAGCACGTCGTCGGGCACGGCATCCGGTGTCTGGGCGTCGAACCTTCGGTGAACGTCGGGCAGGCGGCGCGGGACGCCGGCGTGCCCACCCTGACGGCCTTCCTCTCCGAGGAGACCGGCCGCCAGGTGCGCGAGGAGCACGGCCCGGCCGACCTGGTCGCCGCCAACAACGTCTACGCGCACATCCCCGACGTCCTCGGCTTCACGAAGGGCCTGCGCGCCCTGGTCGCCGACGACGGCTGGGTCTCCATCGAGGTCCAGCACCTGCTCACGCTGATCGAGAAGAACCAGTACGACACGATCTACCACGAGCACTTCCAGTACTACACGGTCGAATCGGCCCGGCGCGCCCTCGCGACCGGCGGCCTGACCGTGGTCGACGTCGAACTGGTGCCGACGCACGGCGGGTCGATCCGGCTGTGGGCGCGTCCCGACGAGGTCGCGGGCGAGCCCAGCGAGCGGATGACCGACGTCCTGGAGCGCGAAAAGGCCGCCGGGCTGCACGAGCTGTCCGGGTACACCGAGTTCGCCGAGCGCGTCACCCGCGTGCGGCTGGACCTGCTGAAGTTCCTCATCGAGGCGCGCAACGACGGGAAGACCGTCGTCGGCTACGGCGCCCCGGGCAAGGGCAACACCCTGCTCAACCACTGCGGCATCCGCACGGACCTGCTGCAGTACACGGTCGACCGCAACCCGTACAAGCACGGCCGGTTCACCCCGGGCACGCGCATCCCGGTGCTGCCCCCGGAGCGGATCGAAGCCGATCGGCCCGACTACGTGCTCGTCCTCCCGTGGAACCTCCGGGAGGAACTGACCGAACAGCTGTCGTTCGTGGGTGAGTGGGGCGGAAAGCTCGTGTTCCCCATCCCCCGCCTGGAAATCGTCGAGGTGCAGTGA
- a CDS encoding YncE family protein, which translates to MRGRPIGRRTLFALVTAGAGALVLPGVARAEDVRSIELGGAPTAVTVNPVTGLAYVTDPEAGTVTVIDARTATVGAVISVGGAPGDVAIDAKANRIYVSNPPAGTVVVLDGRTHDLVSVIGAGAGASALAVDDQANRVYAVSGSTGMLAVLDGVSCTLAALVPGPKPSLGGVAVDAGRKLAYCASTGTDSLEVFSIDSGKFVASVKVGARPTAVAVHAASGSVYVANSGIHHMSIVDAATRTERKTVLLRSESSALAVHQGTNTVYTNGGQNGLSRIDGASGTLTGELSLGVNPGDVAVDERTRTVFVTDPLHGRVSLIRDF; encoded by the coding sequence ATGCGAGGTCGCCCGATAGGCCGGAGGACCCTGTTCGCCCTGGTCACGGCCGGTGCCGGGGCCCTGGTCCTGCCCGGGGTGGCGCGGGCTGAGGACGTCCGCTCGATCGAGCTCGGCGGGGCGCCCACCGCGGTCACGGTGAACCCCGTCACCGGGCTCGCGTACGTCACCGATCCCGAGGCAGGCACGGTCACGGTCATCGACGCGCGCACCGCCACCGTCGGCGCCGTCATCAGCGTCGGCGGCGCCCCCGGCGACGTCGCGATCGACGCGAAAGCCAACCGGATCTACGTCTCGAACCCGCCGGCCGGCACGGTCGTCGTGCTGGACGGCCGCACCCACGACCTGGTGAGCGTGATCGGCGCGGGCGCCGGCGCGTCCGCGCTGGCCGTGGACGACCAGGCCAACCGCGTCTACGCGGTCAGCGGCAGCACCGGCATGCTCGCCGTGCTGGACGGCGTCAGCTGCACGCTCGCCGCGCTCGTGCCGGGCCCGAAGCCGAGCCTCGGCGGCGTCGCGGTCGACGCCGGCCGCAAGCTCGCCTACTGCGCCAGCACCGGCACGGACTCGCTCGAGGTGTTCTCGATCGACAGCGGGAAGTTCGTCGCCAGCGTGAAGGTCGGTGCGCGGCCGACCGCCGTCGCGGTGCACGCCGCGAGCGGTTCGGTGTACGTGGCCAACTCCGGCATCCACCACATGTCCATTGTGGACGCGGCGACGCGCACCGAGCGCAAGACCGTGTTGCTGCGCAGCGAATCGTCCGCGCTGGCCGTGCACCAGGGCACGAACACCGTCTACACCAACGGCGGCCAGAACGGGCTGAGCCGGATCGACGGCGCGAGCGGGACGCTGACCGGCGAGCTGTCGCTGGGCGTCAACCCCGGCGACGTCGCGGTCGACGAGCGTACGCGCACGGTGTTCGTCACGGATCCCTTGCACGGCAGGGTTTCCCTGATCCGAGATTTCTGA
- a CDS encoding dTDP-4-dehydrorhamnose 3,5-epimerase family protein codes for MKAIPVPEIQGVYLFEPTPHADERGFFSRTFDREVVASVGIDPDGFAQDSLSRSRKGVVRGMHLRGGAGEAKLVRCSHGAIFDVVVDLRPDSPTFRNVKTFELSGETQVSVYIPAGCAHGFQSLTEISDVSYRIDRPHDPSEDITISYKDPELDISWPLSVTMVSDRDERAPSLGEALKPTR; via the coding sequence ATGAAGGCCATTCCGGTGCCCGAAATCCAGGGCGTGTACCTGTTCGAACCGACTCCGCACGCGGACGAGCGCGGCTTCTTCAGCCGGACGTTCGACCGCGAGGTCGTCGCGTCGGTCGGCATCGACCCGGACGGCTTCGCCCAGGACAGTCTTTCCCGTTCCCGCAAGGGAGTCGTGCGCGGGATGCACCTGCGCGGCGGCGCCGGCGAGGCGAAGCTGGTGCGGTGTTCGCACGGCGCGATCTTCGACGTCGTCGTGGATCTCCGACCGGATTCGCCGACATTCCGCAATGTCAAAACGTTCGAACTTTCCGGTGAGACGCAGGTTTCCGTATACATCCCGGCAGGCTGCGCGCACGGATTCCAGTCACTCACCGAAATCTCGGACGTGTCGTACCGTATCGATCGACCCCACGACCCGTCCGAAGACATTACGATTTCGTACAAAGACCCAGAATTGGACATTTCGTGGCCACTGTCGGTCACAATGGTCAGTGACCGGGATGAGCGCGCGCCGTCTCTCGGAGAGGCGTTGAAACCAACGAGGTGA
- a CDS encoding NAD-dependent epimerase/dehydratase family protein: protein MRVLLTGHKGYLGTVMAPVLAAAGHEVVGLDSGLFEDCLLGPTPADPAGIAVDLRDVEAKHVEGFDAVIHLAALSNDPLGSLAPELTYDINHHASVKLAKLAKDAGVQRYLYASTCSVYGAGGDKLVDEDAPLKPVTPYAESKVRVEADVHELADDDFTPVYMRNATAFGYSPRLRGDIVLNNLTAHAHLSGEVLVLSDGTPWRPLVHAQDIARAFTAALTAPKEAVHNKAFNIGTEDNNVTVAEIAQEVVEAVPGSTLNITGEAGADPRSYRVDFSRFRDAIPGFACEWSVKDGAVELIEAYRKFGLTRESFEKLFTRLAWLKSEGEAGRIDDTMRRH from the coding sequence ATGCGGGTGTTGCTGACGGGGCACAAGGGCTACCTGGGGACGGTGATGGCCCCGGTGCTCGCGGCCGCCGGTCACGAGGTCGTCGGCCTCGACTCGGGGCTGTTCGAGGACTGCCTGCTCGGACCCACGCCGGCCGACCCGGCCGGGATCGCCGTCGACCTGCGCGACGTGGAGGCGAAGCACGTCGAGGGCTTCGACGCGGTCATCCACCTCGCCGCGCTCTCGAACGACCCGCTCGGCTCGCTCGCGCCGGAGCTGACCTACGACATCAACCACCACGCGTCGGTGAAGCTCGCGAAGCTGGCCAAAGACGCAGGCGTGCAGCGGTACCTCTACGCGTCGACCTGCTCGGTGTACGGCGCGGGCGGCGACAAGCTGGTCGACGAGGACGCCCCGCTGAAGCCGGTGACGCCGTACGCCGAGTCGAAGGTGCGCGTCGAGGCCGACGTTCACGAGCTCGCCGACGACGACTTCACCCCGGTCTACATGCGCAACGCGACCGCGTTCGGCTACTCGCCCCGGCTGCGCGGCGACATCGTGCTGAACAACCTCACCGCGCACGCGCACCTGTCCGGCGAGGTGCTGGTGCTCTCCGACGGCACCCCGTGGCGGCCGCTGGTGCACGCCCAGGACATCGCGCGCGCGTTCACCGCCGCGCTGACGGCGCCCAAGGAGGCCGTGCACAACAAGGCCTTCAACATCGGCACCGAGGACAACAACGTCACCGTCGCCGAGATCGCCCAGGAGGTCGTCGAGGCCGTGCCGGGCTCGACGCTGAACATCACCGGCGAGGCCGGCGCCGACCCGCGCTCGTACCGCGTCGACTTCTCGCGCTTCCGCGACGCCATCCCGGGCTTCGCGTGCGAGTGGTCGGTCAAGGACGGCGCCGTCGAGCTCATCGAGGCCTACCGCAAGTTCGGGCTCACCCGCGAGTCGTTCGAGAAGCTGTTCACCCGGCTCGCCTGGCTGAAGAGCGAAGGCGAAGCCGGCCGCATCGACGACACCATGCGGCGGCACTAG
- a CDS encoding polysaccharide pyruvyl transferase family protein, whose amino-acid sequence MKRAPRVGVFGLLGSGNLGNDGSLEAVLGYLRTEHPDAVLTGLVGGPDIVRERYGVDTTPLHWNQAEYETATGLRSIVLKGLGKLVDIGRTAAWVRKQDVVIVPGMGVLEATLPLRPWGFPYSLLLLSATGRLFGTKVALVSVGANEISARATRTLVRWSGRLAAYRSYRDDLSRDAMRAMGVDTSRDEVYPDLAFSLPTPAAGGVPGTVGVGVMAYYGGNEDRADGDRIYRHYADTMNRFVAWLVDQGRPVRLFIGDQIDRQVVDEIIEKTASPLVTAASAETLGELMHEMAAVDSVVATRYHNVLCALKVAKPTVAIGYAPKNDVLMAEMGLDGFTQRAKTVDYDRLLEQFAELENRSAELRQTLLERNDMNAQRLKDQFAALSAALFGGAR is encoded by the coding sequence GTGAAGCGTGCCCCGCGCGTCGGCGTCTTCGGCCTGCTCGGCTCGGGCAACCTCGGCAACGACGGTTCCCTCGAAGCCGTGCTCGGCTACCTGCGCACCGAACACCCGGACGCGGTCCTGACCGGCCTGGTGGGCGGCCCGGACATCGTCCGCGAGCGGTACGGCGTCGACACCACGCCCCTGCACTGGAACCAGGCCGAGTACGAGACGGCGACCGGCCTCCGGTCGATCGTCCTCAAGGGACTCGGCAAGCTGGTCGACATCGGCCGCACGGCCGCCTGGGTCCGCAAGCAGGACGTCGTCATCGTGCCCGGCATGGGCGTCCTCGAAGCGACGCTTCCGTTGCGTCCGTGGGGTTTTCCGTATTCGCTCCTCCTCCTCTCCGCCACCGGGCGGCTCTTCGGCACCAAGGTCGCGCTGGTCAGCGTCGGCGCCAACGAGATCAGCGCGCGGGCCACGCGGACGCTCGTCCGCTGGTCCGGCCGGCTGGCCGCGTACCGCTCCTACCGCGACGACCTCTCCCGCGACGCCATGCGCGCCATGGGTGTCGACACCAGCCGTGACGAGGTCTACCCCGACCTCGCGTTCTCCCTCCCGACTCCGGCCGCCGGCGGCGTGCCGGGCACCGTCGGCGTCGGCGTGATGGCCTACTACGGCGGCAACGAAGACCGCGCCGACGGCGACCGCATCTACCGCCACTACGCCGACACGATGAACCGTTTCGTCGCGTGGCTCGTTGACCAGGGCAGACCCGTCCGGCTGTTCATCGGTGATCAGATCGACCGGCAGGTCGTCGACGAGATCATCGAGAAGACCGCTTCCCCGCTGGTGACGGCGGCGTCGGCGGAGACCTTGGGCGAGCTGATGCACGAGATGGCGGCGGTGGACAGCGTGGTGGCCACGCGCTACCACAACGTGCTCTGCGCCCTGAAGGTCGCGAAACCGACCGTAGCAATCGGTTACGCGCCGAAGAACGACGTGCTCATGGCGGAGATGGGCCTCGACGGCTTCACCCAGCGGGCGAAGACCGTCGACTACGACCGGCTCCTCGAGCAGTTCGCCGAGCTGGAAAACCGCTCGGCCGAACTGCGCCAGACGCTCCTGGAACGGAACGACATGAACGCGCAACGGCTCAAGGACCAGTTCGCCGCCCTTTCGGCGGCCCTCTTCGGGGGTGCGCGATGA
- a CDS encoding DUF4910 domain-containing protein codes for MTGTQLRSGAELHALVERLYPICRSITGDGVRQTLDIIGEHIALERHEVPTGTAVLDWTIPQEWNIRDAYVAAPSGERVIDFRESNLHVVGYSVPVSRRMPLSELREHLHTLPDQPSWVPYRTSYYAPAWGFCLAQEKLDALPDGEYDVVIDSTLADGSLTYGEHVVPGRVTDEVIVSCHVCHPSLANDNLAGIAVAVSLAQQLAESQPHYTYRFLFMPGTIGSITWLARNSSRIDKVKHGLVLACAGDPGPLTYKKSRRDDAEIDRVLQHVLRSREHRVVDFSPYGYDERQFCSPGFNLGVGSLTRTPYAGYPEYHTSADNPSFVSPTAMEDTLGALSDAFSVLDRNRRYVNLSPYGEPQLGKRGLYDSLGGRSDAKQAQMAMLWVLNLSDGEHSLLDIAERAGLPFDIVDVAARALHDAGLVKE; via the coding sequence GTGACGGGCACGCAGCTGCGGTCGGGGGCGGAGCTGCACGCCCTGGTCGAACGGCTGTACCCGATCTGCCGCAGCATCACCGGCGACGGCGTGCGGCAGACCCTGGACATCATCGGCGAGCACATCGCGCTGGAGCGGCACGAGGTCCCGACCGGGACGGCGGTGCTGGACTGGACGATCCCGCAGGAGTGGAACATCCGGGACGCGTACGTCGCCGCTCCTTCCGGCGAGCGGGTGATCGACTTCCGGGAGTCGAACCTGCACGTCGTCGGGTACAGCGTCCCGGTGTCGCGGCGGATGCCGCTGAGCGAGCTGCGGGAGCACCTGCACACGCTGCCGGACCAGCCGTCGTGGGTGCCCTACCGGACCAGCTACTACGCCCCGGCCTGGGGTTTCTGCCTCGCGCAGGAGAAGCTCGACGCGCTGCCCGACGGCGAGTACGACGTCGTCATCGACTCGACCCTGGCCGACGGCTCGCTGACGTACGGCGAGCACGTCGTCCCGGGCCGCGTCACCGACGAGGTCATCGTGTCCTGCCACGTCTGCCACCCGTCGCTGGCCAACGACAACCTGGCCGGCATCGCGGTGGCGGTGTCGCTGGCACAGCAGCTGGCCGAGTCGCAGCCGCACTACACCTACCGGTTCCTGTTCATGCCGGGGACGATCGGCTCGATCACGTGGCTGGCCCGCAACTCGTCGCGGATCGACAAGGTCAAGCACGGCCTGGTCCTGGCCTGCGCCGGCGACCCGGGCCCGCTGACCTACAAGAAGTCCCGCCGCGACGACGCCGAGATCGACCGCGTGCTGCAGCACGTGCTGCGCTCGCGCGAGCACCGCGTTGTCGACTTCTCGCCGTATGGCTACGACGAGCGCCAGTTCTGCTCGCCGGGCTTCAACCTCGGCGTCGGCTCCCTGACGCGGACGCCGTACGCGGGCTACCCCGAGTACCACACCTCGGCGGACAACCCGAGCTTCGTTTCGCCGACGGCCATGGAGGACACCCTCGGCGCGCTTAGCGACGCCTTCAGCGTCCTGGACCGCAACCGCCGGTACGTCAACCTCAGCCCGTACGGCGAGCCGCAGCTCGGCAAGCGCGGGCTGTACGACTCGCTCGGCGGCCGCAGCGACGCCAAGCAGGCCCAGATGGCGATGCTCTGGGTGCTCAACCTCTCCGACGGCGAGCACTCGCTCCTCGACATCGCCGAGCGGGCCGGGCTGCCCTTCGACATCGTCGACGTCGCGGCCCGTGCCCTGCACGACGCCGGTCTGGTCAAGGAGTGA
- a CDS encoding WXG100 family type VII secretion target: MGTLRVDFSALRAQADALDHAFGRAEELLAQLEQELKDALGAWLGEGQNAFATAYGEWVVAARELHSDLPRIREFVLTAHDNHGAALSANLGIWRGPDR, encoded by the coding sequence TTGGGCACGCTCCGAGTGGATTTCTCGGCCTTGCGAGCGCAGGCAGACGCCCTTGACCATGCTTTCGGGCGAGCTGAAGAGTTGCTGGCTCAACTGGAGCAGGAACTGAAGGACGCCTTGGGCGCCTGGCTCGGTGAGGGGCAAAACGCTTTCGCGACGGCATATGGCGAATGGGTTGTCGCAGCCAGAGAATTGCACTCCGACCTACCGCGTATCCGGGAATTCGTCCTGACCGCACACGACAACCACGGTGCAGCCCTGTCGGCCAATCTGGGTATCTGGCGTGGCCCGGATCGATGA
- a CDS encoding YrdB family protein, whose translation MTSETGPRLSGFAGVVLTVRFLTELALLGGLALAGTQLGSGVALAIVDAVLLPVVAAAIWGLFIAPRARRRLPEPARFLVEFALFAATGAVLVLVGWVVAGIVLAVAGIGVAALTRVVAKDG comes from the coding sequence ATGACTTCGGAGACGGGTCCCCGCCTGAGCGGGTTCGCGGGCGTGGTGCTGACGGTCCGCTTCCTGACCGAGCTGGCCCTGCTGGGCGGCCTGGCGCTGGCCGGGACCCAGCTCGGCAGCGGGGTGGCGCTGGCGATCGTCGACGCGGTCCTGCTGCCGGTGGTGGCCGCCGCGATCTGGGGCCTGTTCATCGCCCCGCGGGCCCGCCGCCGGCTGCCGGAACCGGCCCGCTTCCTGGTGGAGTTCGCCCTGTTCGCGGCCACCGGCGCGGTGCTGGTGCTGGTCGGCTGGGTGGTCGCGGGGATCGTGCTCGCCGTCGCGGGGATCGGCGTCGCGGCGCTCACCCGCGTCGTCGCCAAGGACGGCTGA
- a CDS encoding LLM class F420-dependent oxidoreductase has translation MRLGLQIPDFTWPNGASALGAELAAVVRTADNAGFDSIAVMDHFFQIGGVGATENDMLEAYTTLGFIAAHTERAKLLTVVTGVLYRHPGLLAKAITTLDVLSGGRAILGIGAGWNEDESRGLGFPFPPVAERFELLEENLQYVLQMWAEGDAPFKSKHFDAARLLNVPQALSDPRPPIMIGGGGEKKTLRLVAKYADQCNLFNGPELEHKLDVLKQHCENEGRDYGSITKTVYHILDIGENGEKTGELLKELERLHGLGIDIALGMVPHVHNPAVLEKFGTDVIPAAEKIG, from the coding sequence ATGAGACTCGGACTGCAGATCCCCGACTTCACCTGGCCGAACGGGGCGTCCGCGCTGGGCGCCGAACTGGCCGCCGTCGTCCGCACCGCCGACAACGCGGGCTTCGACTCCATCGCCGTGATGGACCACTTCTTCCAGATCGGCGGGGTCGGCGCGACAGAAAACGACATGCTCGAGGCGTACACGACCCTCGGCTTCATCGCCGCGCACACCGAGCGCGCCAAGCTGCTGACCGTCGTCACCGGTGTCCTCTACCGGCACCCGGGCCTGCTGGCCAAGGCGATCACGACGCTGGACGTGCTGTCCGGCGGCCGCGCGATCCTGGGCATCGGCGCGGGCTGGAACGAGGACGAGTCCCGCGGGCTCGGCTTCCCCTTCCCGCCGGTCGCGGAGCGCTTCGAGCTGCTGGAGGAGAACCTCCAGTACGTGCTCCAGATGTGGGCCGAGGGCGACGCGCCGTTCAAGAGCAAGCACTTCGACGCGGCCCGGCTGCTGAACGTGCCGCAGGCGCTGTCGGACCCGCGCCCGCCGATCATGATCGGCGGCGGTGGCGAGAAGAAGACGCTGCGGCTGGTCGCCAAGTACGCCGACCAGTGCAACCTCTTCAACGGCCCCGAGCTGGAGCACAAGCTCGACGTCCTCAAGCAGCACTGCGAGAACGAGGGCCGCGACTACGGTTCGATCACCAAGACCGTCTACCACATCCTCGACATCGGCGAGAACGGTGAGAAGACCGGCGAGCTGCTGAAGGAGCTGGAGCGGCTGCACGGGCTCGGCATCGACATCGCCCTCGGCATGGTCCCGCACGTCCACAACCCGGCCGTGCTGGAGAAGTTCGGCACCGACGTCATCCCGGCGGCGGAGAAGATCGGCTGA
- a CDS encoding glucose-1-phosphate cytidylyltransferase: MKVVLFCGGYGMRMRNGAADDVPKPMAMVGPRPLIWHVMRYYAHFGHTEFILCLGYGAAHIKNFFLNYQETISNDFVLRGGKAELLSTDIADWTITFVQTGIESPIGERLRRVRDYLDGDEMFLANYADVLSDVPLPDMIERFSNTDAGASMMVVPPQSSFHCVEMNEGGMVGSITAVSEMPLWENGGYFVLRQEVFDHIPENGDLVADGCGELAKRGRLLAYPYRGFWKPTDTVKERAALDDAYTHGKKPWALWERPVASTA; encoded by the coding sequence GTGAAGGTCGTCCTCTTCTGCGGTGGCTACGGGATGCGGATGCGCAACGGCGCGGCCGACGACGTCCCCAAGCCGATGGCGATGGTCGGTCCGAGACCGCTCATCTGGCACGTCATGCGCTACTACGCGCATTTCGGCCACACGGAGTTCATCCTGTGCCTCGGCTACGGCGCGGCGCACATCAAGAACTTCTTCCTGAACTACCAGGAAACCATTTCCAACGACTTCGTCCTGCGGGGCGGCAAGGCCGAGCTGCTCTCGACCGACATCGCCGACTGGACGATCACGTTCGTGCAGACCGGCATCGAGTCGCCGATCGGTGAGCGCCTGCGCCGCGTCCGCGACTACCTCGACGGCGACGAGATGTTCCTCGCGAACTACGCCGACGTCCTCTCCGACGTCCCGCTGCCCGACATGATCGAGCGGTTCTCGAACACCGACGCCGGCGCGTCGATGATGGTCGTCCCGCCGCAGTCGTCGTTCCACTGCGTGGAGATGAACGAGGGCGGCATGGTCGGCTCGATCACGGCGGTCAGCGAAATGCCGCTGTGGGAGAACGGCGGGTACTTCGTGCTCCGCCAGGAGGTCTTCGACCACATCCCGGAGAACGGCGACCTGGTCGCCGACGGCTGCGGCGAGCTGGCCAAGCGCGGCCGACTCCTGGCCTACCCGTACCGCGGGTTCTGGAAGCCGACCGACACGGTCAAGGAGCGCGCCGCGCTCGACGACGCGTACACGCACGGCAAGAAGCCCTGGGCGCTCTGGGAGCGGCCCGTCGCGAGCACCGCGTGA